The proteins below come from a single Mycobacterium parmense genomic window:
- a CDS encoding nucleoside deaminase — protein sequence MTDFAQRTIDLARRNVAEGGRPFATVIVRGGEVLAESANKAAQTNDPTAHAEILAIRDACRKLGTEHLVDCTIYVLAHPCPMCLGSLYYCSPREVVFLTTREAYERYYLDDRKYFELSTFYDEFAKTWQRRRLPMRYEPRPDIRLAAMDVYRLWNERNGGQRRSTTVPPG from the coding sequence ATGACCGACTTCGCCCAACGCACCATCGACCTGGCGCGCCGAAACGTCGCCGAGGGCGGCCGTCCGTTCGCGACGGTGATCGTTCGGGGCGGCGAGGTGCTCGCCGAGAGCGCCAACAAGGCCGCCCAGACCAACGATCCGACCGCCCACGCGGAGATCCTCGCCATCCGCGACGCGTGCCGGAAGCTGGGCACCGAGCACCTGGTCGACTGCACCATCTACGTGCTGGCCCATCCCTGCCCGATGTGCCTGGGCTCGCTGTACTACTGCTCGCCGAGGGAAGTTGTCTTCCTGACCACCCGCGAGGCCTACGAGCGGTACTACCTCGACGACCGCAAGTACTTCGAACTGTCGACCTTCTACGACGAGTTCGCCAAGACCTGGCAGCGACGGCGCCTGCCCATGCGCTACGAGCCGCGTCCCGACATCAGGCTGGCGGCAATGGATGTCTACCGCCTGTGGAACGAGCGCAATGGCGGACAGCGCCGATCGACCACCGTCCCACCCGGCTGA
- a CDS encoding SAM-dependent methyltransferase: MARTDRDRWDLATSVGATATMVAAQRALASDESLIDDPYAAPLVRAAGIDVYVRLVNGEIPVGPDTEFDPLRMAQGMACRTRFYDQFFLDATRSGIPQAVILASGLDARAYRLPWPAGTVVYEVDMPEVIEFKTGTLGDLGAQPTAERRTVAVDLRDDWAGALRDAGLDPQAPAAWSAEGLLVYLPDAAQDALFDNITALSAPGSRLAFEFVPDTAIFADERWRAHHDRMRELGFEIDFNDLVYHGERSHIVDYLAERGWQTSSLAVKDLHAANGFTYPDDDVAKAFADVTYSSAVLAG; the protein is encoded by the coding sequence ATGGCGCGCACCGATCGTGACCGCTGGGATCTCGCGACGAGTGTCGGGGCGACCGCCACCATGGTCGCCGCGCAACGGGCGCTGGCCTCCGACGAGTCGCTGATCGACGATCCGTATGCGGCCCCCCTGGTTCGCGCGGCGGGGATCGACGTCTACGTCCGACTGGTGAACGGCGAGATCCCGGTCGGCCCGGACACGGAGTTCGACCCGCTGCGGATGGCTCAGGGAATGGCCTGCCGCACCAGGTTTTACGACCAGTTCTTCCTCGACGCGACGCGCAGCGGCATCCCGCAGGCGGTGATCCTCGCGTCGGGTCTCGACGCGCGCGCCTACCGCCTGCCGTGGCCGGCGGGCACCGTGGTCTACGAGGTGGACATGCCGGAAGTCATCGAGTTCAAGACGGGCACGCTCGGTGATCTGGGCGCTCAGCCGACCGCGGAGCGGCGCACGGTCGCCGTCGACCTACGCGACGACTGGGCGGGCGCTCTGCGTGACGCCGGGTTGGATCCGCAGGCGCCGGCGGCGTGGAGCGCCGAAGGCCTGCTGGTCTATCTGCCCGATGCGGCGCAGGACGCGTTGTTCGACAACATCACCGCGCTCAGCGCGCCGGGCAGCCGCCTGGCGTTCGAATTCGTCCCGGACACAGCCATTTTCGCCGACGAGAGGTGGCGGGCTCACCACGACCGGATGCGCGAGCTCGGATTCGAGATCGACTTCAACGACCTCGTCTACCACGGCGAGCGCAGCCACATCGTCGACTATCTCGCCGAGCGTGGATGGCAGACATCATCGCTGGCTGTCAAGGACCTGCACGCTGCCAACGGGTTCACCTACCCCGACGACGACGTCGCGAAGGCCTTTGCCGACGTGACGTACAGCAGCGCGGTGCTGGCCGGCTGA
- a CDS encoding TIGR04255 family protein, producing the protein MLRRVSVEAANPNAPVALVTMEIRHPATDPLNESSSGELRRLLVDYLPIERQAQDVAWGMAGGSPTPTAERFVRYVNRDNTLAASMKPQAVTVETTAYSNFEAMLEIVMRVIDARSAISTIVGVERLGLRYVLEVRVPVGVDGRVEWANWIAEPLLGPQRVAPAGLTLTEWQGAAVYREAQPGKSMIVRYGPGMGQALDQSYHLRRTLPAQQGPFFLLDIDSFWTPVGSIPEYNRNAVLTTFQDLYDPARTVFQEMLTSRLKDDLLSR; encoded by the coding sequence ATGCTTCGCAGGGTGAGTGTCGAAGCGGCCAACCCGAACGCGCCCGTAGCCCTGGTCACGATGGAGATTCGTCACCCGGCGACGGATCCTCTCAACGAGTCATCGAGCGGCGAGCTCAGACGCCTCCTCGTCGATTATCTGCCGATCGAACGCCAGGCCCAGGACGTGGCCTGGGGGATGGCCGGTGGGAGCCCGACGCCGACGGCGGAGCGCTTCGTCCGCTACGTCAACCGTGACAACACGCTCGCCGCTTCGATGAAGCCCCAGGCGGTCACCGTCGAGACCACCGCGTATTCGAACTTCGAGGCGATGCTCGAGATTGTGATGCGAGTCATAGATGCCCGCTCGGCGATCTCGACGATCGTCGGCGTCGAACGCCTGGGCTTGCGCTACGTCCTCGAGGTCCGCGTTCCCGTCGGCGTGGACGGCCGTGTCGAATGGGCCAACTGGATCGCCGAGCCCCTGTTGGGGCCGCAGCGCGTCGCACCCGCAGGCCTGACCTTGACGGAATGGCAGGGAGCCGCGGTCTACCGCGAAGCCCAGCCGGGCAAGTCGATGATCGTGCGTTACGGTCCCGGCATGGGTCAGGCGCTCGACCAGAGCTACCACCTGCGCCGGACGCTGCCGGCCCAGCAGGGTCCGTTCTTCTTGCTGGACATCGACAGCTTCTGGACTCCGGTCGGTTCGATTCCGGAGTACAACCGCAACGCGGTGCTGACCACGTTCCAAGACCTGTACGACCCGGCGCGCACGGTATTCCAGGAGATGCTGACCAGTCGCCTGAAAGACGACCTGCTCAGCCGCTGA
- a CDS encoding HipA domain-containing protein — protein sequence MAADDWAVAGLESQGQHPHDWLKHPSRERTWLFKPARPERDRSLGEDTVEKLGSEMARLVGVPAATVELATRGGVRGALVEDVRLPEWELQAGQALMPEVVIDYDPTDPEARGYNVGSIRQALTRFGSPPGSSMPTSFRAFDAFAGYLLFDALIAHGDRHDRNWAVLVPPPDVSEPSFDHAASLGFTLSDELRAEHLRDGTVMKWAERGHASRFEHRKGTRWQTLVDLAGDAIRLCGPSTREYWRERILSLERRTVEDLFASAPGMTETAHRFTVELVKINRERLLDVLA from the coding sequence GTGGCTGCCGACGACTGGGCTGTCGCTGGCCTCGAGAGCCAGGGCCAGCATCCGCACGACTGGCTCAAACATCCGTCGAGAGAGCGTACCTGGCTGTTCAAACCCGCACGGCCAGAGCGCGATCGTTCCCTCGGGGAAGACACTGTGGAGAAGCTCGGAAGCGAGATGGCTCGGCTGGTCGGAGTGCCGGCGGCCACGGTCGAACTAGCCACTCGGGGCGGGGTGCGTGGCGCATTGGTTGAAGACGTGCGATTGCCAGAGTGGGAATTGCAGGCAGGGCAGGCGCTAATGCCAGAGGTGGTTATCGATTACGACCCGACTGATCCTGAAGCGCGCGGATACAATGTCGGCTCTATCAGGCAGGCACTCACACGGTTTGGATCACCGCCAGGCTCATCGATGCCTACGTCGTTTCGGGCTTTCGATGCGTTCGCAGGATATCTCCTGTTTGACGCGTTGATCGCGCATGGAGATCGCCACGACCGCAACTGGGCCGTCCTTGTGCCGCCGCCGGACGTATCCGAGCCCTCTTTCGACCACGCAGCTAGCCTCGGCTTTACGTTGAGCGACGAACTGCGCGCCGAGCACTTACGCGACGGAACAGTGATGAAATGGGCAGAACGTGGGCACGCGAGCCGATTTGAGCATCGCAAGGGCACGCGTTGGCAGACACTCGTGGACCTGGCAGGCGACGCCATCAGACTCTGTGGACCGAGCACCCGCGAGTACTGGCGTGAACGGATACTGTCGCTTGAACGGCGGACCGTTGAGGACCTATTTGCTTCTGCCCCAGGGATGACGGAGACTGCGCACCGTTTCACGGTCGAACTCGTCAAGATTAATCGAGAGAGGTTGCTCGATGTCCTCGCCTGA
- a CDS encoding IS256 family transposase, whose protein sequence is MTIAHDIDLSAVLAERLTTTHPDVLRELLAAFIHALMGAEADAVCGAGYGQRSSERTNSRNGYRHREFDTRAGTLDLAIPKLRQGSYFPDWLLERRKRAERALTTVVATCYLLGVSTRRMDKLVETLGITSLSKSQVSVMAKELDAAVEAFRTRPLDAGPYTFMAADALVLKVREAGRVVNVHALIATGVNAEGYREILGIDVTTAEDGAGWLTFLRSLTARGLSGVRLVTSDAHAGLVAAIGATLPGASWQRCRTHYATNLMAITPKSSWPWVRTLLHSVFDQPDAGSVAAQYDRIIDALADKLPKVADHLEDARADLLAFTAFPKQIWRQIWSNNPQERLNKEIRRRTDVVGIFPDRNALIRLVGAVLAEQHDEWAESRRYLGLDVLSKSRADHTPSTEQEDTPAALTA, encoded by the coding sequence ATGACCATTGCCCACGATATCGACCTGTCTGCCGTGCTGGCCGAACGACTCACCACCACGCACCCTGATGTGCTGCGCGAGTTGTTGGCCGCCTTCATTCACGCCCTGATGGGCGCCGAAGCCGACGCGGTGTGCGGTGCCGGCTACGGCCAGCGCAGCAGCGAGCGCACCAATTCCCGCAACGGGTATCGGCACCGCGAGTTTGACACCCGCGCAGGCACATTGGATCTGGCGATTCCCAAGCTAAGGCAAGGTTCGTACTTCCCGGACTGGCTGCTGGAACGGCGCAAACGCGCCGAGCGGGCCCTGACCACGGTGGTGGCTACCTGCTACCTGCTGGGCGTTTCGACGCGGCGGATGGACAAACTCGTCGAGACTCTGGGCATCACCAGCTTGTCGAAGTCCCAGGTCAGCGTGATGGCCAAAGAGCTCGACGCCGCGGTCGAGGCGTTCCGGACCCGGCCACTGGATGCAGGCCCGTACACGTTCATGGCTGCTGACGCCCTGGTGCTCAAGGTTCGCGAAGCAGGCCGGGTGGTCAACGTGCACGCGCTGATCGCCACCGGGGTCAACGCCGAGGGCTACCGCGAAATCCTGGGCATCGACGTCACCACCGCCGAGGACGGGGCCGGCTGGCTGACCTTCCTGCGGTCGCTGACCGCCCGCGGCCTATCAGGGGTCCGTCTGGTCACTTCCGACGCCCACGCCGGTCTGGTGGCCGCGATCGGCGCCACCCTGCCTGGGGCATCGTGGCAACGGTGTCGCACCCACTACGCCACCAACCTGATGGCCATCACTCCGAAATCATCGTGGCCGTGGGTACGCACACTACTGCATTCGGTCTTCGATCAACCTGACGCCGGTTCCGTTGCAGCCCAATATGACCGCATCATCGACGCACTGGCCGACAAGCTCCCCAAGGTCGCCGACCACCTCGAAGACGCCCGCGCCGACCTGCTCGCCTTCACCGCCTTCCCCAAACAAATTTGGCGGCAGATCTGGTCCAACAACCCACAAGAACGACTCAACAAGGAAATCCGCCGGCGCACCGACGTCGTCGGAATCTTCCCCGACCGCAACGCCCTAATCCGCCTCGTCGGCGCGGTGCTGGCCGAACAACACGACGAATGGGCCGAATCCCGCCGCTACCTCGGCCTCGACGTCCTCAGCAAATCCCGCGCCGACCACACGCCATCAACAGAACAGGAGGACACCCCGGCGGCACTGACCGCCTAA
- a CDS encoding tyrosine-type recombinase/integrase: MAIKRRETKDGVRYDVQWRLPDRSKRKKSFRTEREARQFEARLVTDSAAGVRVDPRGGKILLRNVYRSWLASRPDLSAKVRRGYEDNWRLRIEPQFGSWPIARIDHESIQRWVNAMSASGLGPRTVRWTHSVLKMTLDRAVEEDQLLGKNPASRTKFPPMRQATHVYLTVGEVATLAQTCGAQGDVVLLLAYTGLRFGELTGLNVEDVDLGARRIRVRRSMTQVGGKLVEGNPKSQAGRRSVPIPERLMPALKARLDARPCGAPAIASPKGSRLSLENWKRAVNWRKSVTEIGRDNLRVHDLRHTYASLSRRAGADLRLLQKAMGHASITVTAHTYADLFDDELDDIATALDSLDDTFRAGRS; encoded by the coding sequence TTGGCCATAAAGCGCCGCGAGACGAAGGACGGCGTGCGTTATGACGTCCAATGGCGCCTACCGGATCGTTCGAAGCGCAAGAAGAGCTTCCGAACAGAGCGGGAGGCGCGCCAGTTCGAAGCAAGGCTCGTCACCGACAGCGCCGCGGGCGTCAGGGTGGACCCACGCGGCGGCAAAATCCTGCTCCGCAACGTCTATCGATCGTGGCTAGCCTCCCGACCCGACCTGAGCGCGAAAGTCCGCCGCGGATACGAAGACAACTGGAGGCTGCGTATCGAGCCACAGTTTGGTTCGTGGCCGATCGCAAGAATCGACCACGAGTCGATCCAACGATGGGTGAATGCCATGTCAGCGTCGGGTCTCGGACCGCGGACCGTGAGGTGGACGCACTCGGTCCTCAAGATGACCCTTGACCGCGCCGTCGAGGAAGACCAGCTCCTCGGCAAGAACCCCGCATCACGCACCAAATTCCCACCGATGCGGCAAGCCACACACGTCTATCTAACCGTCGGCGAAGTCGCAACACTTGCCCAAACATGCGGCGCTCAAGGTGACGTCGTCTTGCTCCTGGCTTACACAGGCCTACGATTCGGTGAACTCACCGGCCTCAATGTCGAGGATGTCGACCTGGGCGCTCGTCGAATCCGTGTTCGCCGGTCGATGACCCAAGTCGGCGGCAAACTCGTTGAAGGGAACCCGAAATCGCAAGCCGGCCGACGTTCTGTCCCAATCCCCGAGCGCTTGATGCCGGCACTTAAGGCGCGGCTCGACGCACGACCCTGTGGCGCGCCGGCGATCGCGTCGCCGAAGGGTTCCCGGCTGAGCCTGGAGAACTGGAAGCGTGCGGTCAACTGGCGGAAGTCTGTGACTGAGATCGGCCGGGACAACTTGCGTGTGCATGACCTACGGCATACCTACGCATCGCTGTCACGACGGGCCGGCGCCGACTTGCGACTCCTGCAAAAGGCAATGGGCCACGCATCAATCACCGTGACCGCACACACCTACGCGGATCTCTTCGACGACGAGCTTGACGACATCGCAACCGCGCTTGACTCGCTCGACGATACTTTTCGTGCGGGCCGCAGCTGA
- a CDS encoding ParA family protein — protein sequence MTKVVTVLNQKGGVGKSTATVNLAAVRAQKLTAYLEPDAFSPVAAVSIDPQGSAKWWANRVDALPFHLVQAHDDPLEWLQQLNNLPGIVEVYVDTAGWFDLDADSSRDGLGDGYSADALRTVLDVTAEAIVPVLPAPMCFDPTARTIRKLLEPRNIPYRVFINDWDPRDGEHWLKQTQKFIRGQGWPLAETVVRHYKIHTNACSEGVVVTQYKKSGSAANAAADFYKLADELNMVGVR from the coding sequence ATGACTAAAGTTGTCACTGTTTTGAACCAAAAAGGCGGTGTCGGCAAGAGCACCGCGACCGTCAATCTGGCCGCCGTACGAGCCCAAAAACTGACCGCATATCTCGAGCCCGACGCGTTCTCGCCGGTGGCTGCGGTCTCGATAGACCCGCAGGGGTCGGCAAAATGGTGGGCCAACCGGGTCGACGCACTCCCCTTCCATCTTGTCCAAGCGCACGACGATCCCCTCGAATGGCTGCAGCAGCTCAACAACCTGCCCGGTATTGTCGAGGTCTACGTCGATACCGCCGGCTGGTTCGACCTCGACGCGGACTCCTCTCGAGATGGTCTAGGTGACGGATACTCCGCCGATGCACTGCGGACCGTCCTCGACGTCACCGCCGAAGCGATCGTCCCGGTGCTGCCGGCGCCGATGTGCTTCGACCCAACCGCGCGCACGATCCGTAAGCTTCTCGAACCGCGCAACATCCCCTACCGGGTCTTCATCAATGATTGGGACCCGCGCGATGGCGAACACTGGTTAAAGCAAACGCAGAAGTTCATTCGCGGACAGGGATGGCCCTTAGCCGAGACGGTAGTGCGGCACTACAAGATTCACACGAATGCCTGCAGCGAGGGCGTCGTGGTCACCCAGTACAAGAAGAGTGGCTCGGCGGCCAACGCGGCGGCTGACTTCTACAAGCTCGCCGACGAACTGAACATGGTAGGAGTCCGGTAA
- a CDS encoding ParB/RepB/Spo0J family partition protein, translating to MGRGGVKTFDDLVDAVGDNSSVDGNAKIPVVAPRSGLSRSVALRDLVGNPHNPRDSVGDLDELASIVDFQLQPVVVVTRGAFQNIYPETTISARWVVIIGNRRLAAAHKFGRPELDIVIKDELANDRATLLTAVISENVDRSGFDVIEEAKAVERLVGEYGSADAAAEHLRKSKTWVSHRRALLKLAPDLQEATRRGDLAIREARSLAQVPLAQQVARWKAARGRRSEGANTANETEDGNSDSAARDEPTAPPLRSVTRALRKFDADPRALAIALRDQLGDKGARTLVGQLRKLLT from the coding sequence ATGGGGCGCGGTGGTGTCAAGACATTCGATGATCTCGTCGATGCTGTTGGCGACAACTCATCTGTTGACGGAAACGCGAAGATTCCCGTCGTCGCCCCACGGTCGGGCCTGTCGCGGTCGGTGGCTCTACGAGACCTGGTCGGCAACCCACACAACCCGCGCGATTCGGTCGGTGACCTCGACGAGTTGGCCTCCATCGTTGACTTCCAACTACAGCCCGTAGTTGTTGTCACCCGAGGAGCATTTCAAAACATCTACCCCGAGACCACGATTTCGGCGCGGTGGGTAGTAATCATCGGCAACCGGCGGTTGGCCGCCGCGCACAAGTTCGGCCGACCCGAGCTCGACATCGTGATCAAAGACGAACTCGCCAATGATCGCGCAACGCTGCTCACGGCTGTAATCTCCGAGAACGTCGACCGCTCGGGATTCGACGTGATCGAGGAAGCCAAAGCTGTCGAGAGGCTAGTGGGGGAGTACGGCAGCGCTGACGCCGCGGCCGAACATCTTCGTAAGAGCAAGACGTGGGTGTCACATCGGCGCGCGCTACTCAAACTGGCACCCGATCTTCAGGAAGCCACCCGCAGGGGCGATCTGGCGATTCGCGAAGCGCGTTCACTTGCCCAGGTTCCGCTCGCACAGCAGGTGGCCCGGTGGAAGGCCGCTCGCGGCCGGCGCAGTGAAGGGGCCAACACCGCCAATGAAACCGAAGACGGCAATTCGGATTCGGCGGCACGAGACGAACCAACGGCGCCGCCGCTGCGCTCGGTGACGCGGGCGCTTCGAAAGTTCGACGCGGATCCACGCGCCCTGGCGATAGCGTTGCGCGATCAACTTGGCGATAAAGGAGCCAGGACACTGGTCGGCCAGCTCAGGAAGTTGCTCACATAG
- a CDS encoding C40 family peptidase: MSLDEVVAEAGRVLGDARRLFGAAPMINGGWSSTSGLVTGRQVVAGAGQAAAAGWGGAAATGYGVANTGQLFSLDHTIAADAGTGPPLTGVGEAAAAGGGGMDGVITDTRSGVAAIAPATGTPAGKRELVTHLQSQLDRAKALLRICERRNMELAALIGRGAGGYGAGMGAMPMGAGAMTGGMPMGGLGAAGGGVGSPLSIPGLDTALSGLTRNHHHTNPELAGDHDAAIAGGGPLARIAVKAALTRLGCPYVWGAKGPNQFDCSGLVHWSYAQAGITLGPDTYTQIHQGAKVAHGNVEAGDLIFPEAGHVMLAISPTQCVEAQQSGVPVRISPMPASYVARRPMA; this comes from the coding sequence ATGTCGCTCGATGAGGTGGTGGCTGAGGCTGGCCGTGTATTGGGCGATGCGCGCAGGCTTTTCGGGGCGGCGCCGATGATTAACGGGGGTTGGTCATCAACGTCGGGACTGGTGACGGGTCGCCAGGTTGTGGCAGGCGCGGGACAGGCCGCCGCCGCAGGCTGGGGTGGTGCGGCGGCCACCGGGTACGGCGTTGCCAACACTGGGCAGCTATTTTCCCTGGATCACACCATCGCCGCCGACGCGGGGACCGGCCCGCCGCTGACCGGCGTGGGAGAGGCTGCTGCCGCGGGTGGCGGGGGCATGGATGGGGTGATCACCGATACCCGTTCGGGGGTGGCCGCGATCGCTCCTGCCACCGGAACCCCGGCAGGCAAGCGGGAATTGGTGACGCATTTGCAAAGCCAGCTGGATCGGGCCAAGGCCCTGTTGCGCATCTGTGAGCGGCGCAATATGGAGCTGGCGGCGTTGATCGGGCGAGGTGCCGGCGGCTACGGCGCAGGGATGGGCGCGATGCCGATGGGCGCCGGCGCCATGACCGGTGGCATGCCGATGGGCGGCCTGGGCGCCGCCGGCGGGGGAGTGGGCAGCCCACTTTCTATCCCCGGCCTCGACACCGCCCTGTCCGGGCTTACCCGAAACCACCACCACACCAACCCCGAACTCGCCGGTGACCACGACGCCGCGATCGCTGGGGGAGGGCCATTAGCGCGCATCGCGGTCAAAGCCGCACTAACCCGCTTGGGGTGCCCCTATGTCTGGGGGGCCAAGGGGCCCAACCAATTTGACTGCTCCGGCCTGGTTCACTGGTCCTACGCTCAGGCCGGCATCACCTTGGGTCCCGACACATACACCCAGATTCACCAGGGCGCCAAGGTAGCTCATGGAAACGTCGAAGCCGGAGACCTGATCTTTCCCGAAGCAGGGCACGTCATGCTCGCCATCAGCCCAACGCAGTGCGTAGAAGCCCAGCAATCCGGTGTGCCGGTCAGGATTTCGCCGATGCCAGCCTCGTACGTGGCGCGCCGGCCGATGGCGTAG
- a CDS encoding helix-turn-helix transcriptional regulator, which translates to MAKDTVSTKATPPGESPLERVGKAVADRRVEVGLETQRELADAANVSLNTAALLERGKSFPHRINRVKFEDALQWPRGTLDALRRGEPIPQTQPRPAAALTAQPSFESVSTDPRTTLQALGIAKAIAAISAICAQILVRHSNSAQAKATLRDLDDQLLQLESLIVASLPHVRGKSFSETMSALTELHEYRDVIRDAAGDAQASTETATPSAGAPRTRLASAKS; encoded by the coding sequence ATGGCGAAGGACACGGTGAGCACCAAGGCGACTCCACCTGGCGAGAGCCCGCTAGAGCGGGTCGGCAAGGCCGTTGCCGACCGCCGAGTCGAAGTTGGGCTGGAAACGCAGCGAGAGCTAGCTGACGCGGCGAATGTGTCGCTGAACACGGCCGCGTTGCTTGAGCGCGGCAAGTCATTTCCTCATCGGATCAACCGCGTGAAGTTCGAAGATGCCCTGCAGTGGCCGCGCGGCACCCTCGATGCGCTACGCCGCGGTGAGCCCATCCCGCAGACCCAACCGCGCCCGGCAGCGGCGCTCACGGCGCAGCCCTCGTTCGAGTCGGTGTCGACCGATCCGCGCACCACGTTGCAGGCCTTGGGAATCGCTAAGGCGATAGCGGCGATATCTGCGATATGCGCACAGATTCTGGTGCGCCACAGCAACAGTGCACAGGCGAAGGCAACGCTGCGCGACCTCGACGATCAACTGTTGCAGTTAGAGTCGCTCATTGTCGCGAGTCTGCCGCACGTGCGCGGAAAGTCGTTTAGCGAGACCATGTCGGCGCTGACCGAGCTGCACGAGTATCGCGACGTCATCCGCGACGCCGCCGGGGACGCGCAGGCCTCGACCGAAACTGCTACGCCATCGGCCGGCGCGCCACGTACGAGGCTGGCATCGGCGAAATCCTGA
- a CDS encoding WhiB family transcriptional regulator translates to MTTIRPLRADTGLCEYEDPDTWFRGYSGERESAAICTNCPIIVACAQNALRFGATDGVWASVAMPGARDVAALKAARAQLREVIARYRNQPPALRLRSLQIRQAVHFAATQRDLRRRQAAKPASRASATLREKASA, encoded by the coding sequence GTGACCACCATCCGACCCTTGCGAGCCGACACCGGCCTGTGCGAGTACGAAGACCCCGACACCTGGTTCAGGGGATATAGCGGGGAGCGAGAGTCGGCAGCGATCTGCACCAACTGCCCCATCATCGTCGCCTGCGCCCAGAACGCCCTCAGATTTGGCGCTACCGATGGGGTGTGGGCGAGCGTGGCCATGCCCGGCGCCCGTGACGTCGCCGCCCTCAAGGCCGCTCGAGCGCAATTACGCGAGGTCATCGCCCGCTACCGAAACCAACCCCCAGCGCTACGGCTGCGGTCCCTGCAAATCCGTCAGGCCGTGCACTTCGCGGCCACCCAGCGCGACCTGCGCCGCCGACAAGCGGCTAAACCCGCGTCCAGGGCAAGTGCGACGCTAAGGGAGAAGGCCAGTGCCTAG
- a CDS encoding transcription elongation factor NusA, which produces MPELANGSVEIIAVAREPGLLAKVAVRSRVRGINAVAVCIGWGGLRIADVEKRLCGEHVSIIAYDSDTARYVINALGIKSAIAEVINPEQRRIRVYVNPDDYARALGKVGHNLRLVRQLTSCSIHIRTATGANRAPMVAPPGSCPRSQ; this is translated from the coding sequence GTGCCCGAACTGGCCAACGGCTCCGTCGAAATCATTGCGGTCGCACGCGAGCCCGGACTGTTGGCTAAAGTCGCGGTCCGATCACGTGTTCGCGGGATCAACGCGGTCGCCGTCTGTATCGGGTGGGGCGGCCTGCGTATCGCCGACGTCGAAAAGCGCCTCTGCGGCGAACATGTCAGCATCATCGCCTACGACAGCGACACTGCCAGGTACGTGATCAACGCACTGGGAATCAAGTCTGCGATCGCCGAAGTCATCAACCCTGAACAGCGCCGCATCCGCGTTTACGTCAACCCCGATGACTATGCGCGCGCACTAGGCAAGGTTGGTCACAACTTGCGCCTTGTCCGGCAGCTGACCTCCTGCAGCATTCACATCCGCACCGCCACTGGCGCAAATCGTGCCCCCATGGTTGCACCACCAGGCAGTTGCCCCCGATCCCAGTAA